The following nucleotide sequence is from Longimicrobiales bacterium.
GCGAATACGGAAGATCCCGTCGTTTCGTACCCCTTATTACTCGATGATCTCAGTGACGACACCTGAACCCACGGTGCGCCCGCCTTCGCGAATCGCGAACCGAAGCTGTGGGTCCATCGCGATCGGCGTGATCAACTCCACTTCCATCTGAACGTTGTCGCCAGGCATCAC
It contains:
- the tuf gene encoding elongation factor Tu (EF-Tu; promotes GTP-dependent binding of aminoacyl-tRNA to the A-site of ribosomes during protein biosynthesis; when the tRNA anticodon matches the mRNA codon, GTP hydrolysis results; the inactive EF-Tu-GDP leaves the ribosome and release of GDP is promoted by elongation factor Ts; many prokaryotes have two copies of the gene encoding EF-Tu) gives rise to the protein VMPGDNVQMEVELITPIAMDPQLRFAIREGGRTVGSGVVTEIIE